In one Flavobacteriales bacterium genomic region, the following are encoded:
- the rlmD gene encoding 23S rRNA (uracil(1939)-C(5))-methyltransferase RlmD — protein MRRSKPKESLIWEQVPITGAGANGKALARMDGLVVFVTGAVPGDVADLRVTVKKKNYAEAVAQRITSPSPDRVPAFCRHFGTCGGCKWQDLSYPKQLEYKQQQVVDNLERIGGLALPPVTPILPSPRLTHYRNKLEFTFSNSRWFTREELSAQGAITDRNALGFHIPQRFDRVLDIGECHLQPDPSNAIRNLVREHARREGLSFYDVRAHEGFLRNLLIRTATTGECMVLLALGHEDAEARTRLFDALVQAFPQLTSVLWTVNTKRNDTIYDLAIHVHHGRDHIVEELPDGLGGRPLRFRIGPKTFFQTNPEQTIAMYRLTRDLAGLTGEENVYDLYCGAGSITLFLAARARHVAGVELVPESVADARLNAGLNGITNVSFTSGDMKKTMDAAFVAQHGRPDVVVTDPPRAGMDEPVVRHLLELAPQRIVYVSCNPATQARDLAILQDRYRIDHVQPVDMFPHTYHVENVVRLIKR, from the coding sequence ATGCGCCGCAGCAAGCCGAAGGAGAGCCTCATCTGGGAACAGGTGCCCATCACCGGTGCCGGCGCCAACGGCAAGGCCTTGGCGCGGATGGATGGCCTGGTGGTCTTCGTCACCGGCGCCGTGCCCGGCGACGTGGCGGACCTGCGGGTGACGGTGAAGAAGAAGAATTACGCCGAGGCGGTGGCGCAGCGCATCACGTCCCCCTCGCCCGACCGCGTGCCCGCCTTCTGCCGCCACTTCGGCACCTGCGGCGGCTGCAAATGGCAGGACCTCAGCTACCCCAAGCAGCTCGAATACAAGCAGCAGCAGGTGGTGGACAACCTGGAGCGGATCGGCGGGCTGGCGCTGCCGCCGGTGACGCCGATCCTGCCATCGCCCCGGCTCACCCACTACCGCAACAAGCTCGAGTTCACCTTCAGCAACAGCCGCTGGTTCACGCGCGAGGAGCTGTCCGCCCAAGGCGCCATCACCGACCGCAACGCGCTGGGCTTCCACATCCCGCAGCGGTTCGACCGCGTGCTCGACATCGGCGAATGCCACCTGCAGCCCGACCCGAGCAACGCCATCCGCAACCTCGTGCGCGAGCATGCGCGGCGCGAGGGCCTCAGCTTCTACGACGTCCGGGCGCACGAGGGCTTCCTGCGCAACCTCCTCATCCGCACCGCCACCACGGGCGAGTGCATGGTGCTGCTTGCCCTGGGCCATGAGGATGCCGAGGCCCGCACCCGCCTGTTCGATGCCCTGGTGCAGGCCTTTCCGCAGCTCACCAGCGTACTATGGACGGTGAACACGAAGCGGAACGACACCATCTACGACCTCGCCATACACGTCCACCACGGCCGCGACCACATCGTGGAGGAACTGCCCGACGGGCTCGGCGGCAGGCCCCTGCGCTTCCGCATCGGACCGAAGACCTTCTTCCAGACCAACCCGGAGCAGACCATCGCCATGTACCGCCTCACGCGCGACCTTGCCGGGCTCACCGGCGAGGAGAACGTGTACGACCTGTACTGCGGCGCGGGCAGCATCACGCTCTTCCTCGCCGCCCGGGCGCGCCATGTGGCCGGCGTGGAGCTGGTGCCCGAGAGCGTGGCCGATGCCCGCCTGAACGCCGGCCTCAACGGCATCACCAACGTGAGCTTCACCAGCGGCGACATGAAGAAGACGATGGATGCCGCCTTCGTGGCGCAGCACGGCCGGCCGGATGTGGTGGTGACCGACCCGCCGCGCGCCGGCATGGATGAGCCCGTGGTGCGCCACCTGCTGGAGCTGGCGCCGCAGCGCATCGTCTACGTGAGCTGCAACCCCGCTACGCAGGCCCGCGACCTCGCCATCCTGCAGGACCGGTACCGGATCGACCATGTGCAGCCGGTGGACATGTTCCCGCACACCTACCATGTGGAGAACGTGGTGCGACTGATCAAGCGATGA
- a CDS encoding dihydroorotase — protein MTELILRNVKVVDPGGPHHDSEADLLLRDGAVARIGSRLPKGDAREIRMPGLHVSPGWVDLRAHFRDPGEEWKQGISNGLDAAAAGGFTAVCVLPTTKPVADGRAGIDYLLRRAEGHAVRLLPLGTLTKGGEGKQLAELHDMRMAGAAAFTDDQRPLRNARLMALALQYTAGLPGTPPALMVFPNDPDLGTGVMHEGAMSARLGLRGIPAEAEAIQLARDIALLEYAGGHLHAATVSTAGAVELVRAAKARKLKLTASVAAAHLLLDDGCLRGFESCYKVLPPLRDSGHIEALRQGVKDGTIDAIVSDHRPEDREHKVVELGAAAFGIIGLETAFATANTALKGSTSLRRIIERFANGPRAVLGLPAVHIAEGAAAELTLFDPEADWTCTEDDLPSRSHNTPFIGQRFTGRPVGIAARGQLRLAPAFAAVAG, from the coding sequence ATGACCGAGCTGATCCTGCGCAACGTGAAGGTGGTGGACCCGGGCGGTCCGCACCACGACAGCGAAGCGGACCTCCTGCTGCGCGACGGCGCCGTGGCGCGCATCGGCAGCCGCCTCCCCAAGGGCGATGCCCGCGAGATCAGGATGCCCGGCCTGCACGTGAGCCCCGGTTGGGTGGACCTGCGCGCGCATTTCCGCGATCCGGGCGAGGAGTGGAAGCAAGGCATCAGCAACGGCCTCGATGCCGCCGCTGCCGGAGGGTTCACTGCCGTCTGCGTGCTGCCCACCACCAAGCCCGTGGCCGACGGCCGCGCCGGCATCGATTATCTCCTGCGCCGGGCGGAAGGGCATGCCGTGCGGCTGCTTCCGCTGGGCACCCTCACCAAGGGCGGCGAGGGCAAGCAGCTGGCCGAGCTGCATGATATGCGCATGGCGGGTGCGGCGGCCTTCACCGATGATCAGCGCCCCCTCCGCAATGCGCGGCTCATGGCGCTCGCCCTGCAGTACACGGCCGGGCTGCCCGGCACGCCGCCCGCGCTGATGGTCTTCCCCAACGACCCCGACCTCGGCACCGGCGTGATGCACGAGGGTGCGATGAGCGCCCGCCTCGGACTGCGCGGCATTCCGGCCGAGGCCGAGGCCATCCAGCTGGCGCGCGACATCGCCCTGCTCGAGTATGCCGGCGGCCACCTGCACGCCGCCACCGTGAGCACTGCGGGCGCCGTGGAGCTGGTGCGCGCGGCCAAGGCCCGCAAGCTGAAACTGACGGCCTCCGTGGCGGCCGCCCACCTGCTGCTCGATGACGGCTGCCTGCGCGGGTTCGAGAGCTGCTACAAGGTGCTGCCCCCGCTGCGCGACAGCGGCCACATCGAGGCGCTGCGGCAGGGGGTGAAGGACGGCACCATCGATGCCATCGTGAGCGACCACCGGCCGGAGGACCGCGAGCACAAGGTGGTGGAGCTGGGGGCTGCCGCCTTCGGCATCATCGGCCTGGAGACCGCCTTCGCCACAGCGAACACCGCCCTCAAGGGCAGCACCTCCCTGCGCCGCATCATCGAGCGGTTCGCCAACGGGCCCCGCGCGGTGCTCGGCCTGCCCGCCGTGCACATCGCCGAAGGCGCGGCGGCCGAGCTCACCCTCTTCGATCCCGAGGCCGATTGGACCTGCACGGAGGACGACCTGCCCAGCCGCTCGCACAACACCCCTTTCATCGGGCAGCGCTTCACCGGCCGGCCGGTGGGCATCGCCGCACGGGGGCAGCTTCGGCTCGCGCCCGCCTTCGCGGCGGTCGCCGGATAG
- a CDS encoding tetratricopeptide repeat protein, with protein MSIKHIFLFALPLALIACGGEDKPVADEPRMIEARTRIRAKEDSLFENRAFDRRTAQGMVDVYKAYAAAYPVDSMAPEYLFRAAGTLKSMGDAEQAIKLYDRISEQYPGWRRRVDVLYMKALTLDDDLDRDGEAKTIYQQVMYEYPEHPFARDAKAMIENLGLSDEELIEKFKRMNEAQEAATPAQ; from the coding sequence ATGTCCATCAAGCACATCTTCCTGTTCGCCCTGCCCCTCGCGCTGATCGCCTGCGGCGGCGAGGACAAGCCCGTGGCCGATGAGCCGCGCATGATCGAGGCCCGCACGCGCATCCGTGCCAAGGAGGATTCGCTCTTCGAGAACCGCGCATTCGACCGCCGCACCGCCCAAGGCATGGTGGACGTGTACAAGGCCTACGCCGCCGCCTATCCGGTGGACAGCATGGCGCCTGAGTACCTGTTCCGGGCGGCGGGCACCCTGAAGAGCATGGGCGATGCCGAGCAGGCGATCAAGCTCTACGACCGCATCAGTGAGCAATACCCCGGATGGCGCCGGCGCGTGGACGTGCTGTACATGAAGGCCCTCACGCTCGACGACGACCTCGACCGCGACGGCGAGGCGAAGACCATCTACCAGCAGGTGATGTACGAGTACCCGGAGCATCCCTTCGCGCGCGATGCGAAGGCGATGATCGAGAACCTCGGGCTCTCCGACGAGGAGCTCATCGAGAAGTTCAAGCGGATGAACGAGGCGCAGGAAGCCGCAACGCCCGCCCAGTAG
- the def gene encoding peptide deformylase, with protein sequence MILPIRAYGDPVLKKVAQDIEPGHPGLEQLIADMFETMYAASGVGLAAPQVGHSIRLFVVDASPFAEDEDGKPTEEAHLKDFKKVFINPYIVEEEGEEWPFEEGCLSIPGIREEVKRQPRIVLQYQDERFVEHEEAFEGFAARVIQHEHDHLDGVLFTDHLPPLRRRMLQGRLRDISRGKTDVKYTMRFTPAK encoded by the coding sequence ATGATCCTCCCCATCCGCGCCTACGGCGACCCTGTGCTGAAGAAAGTGGCGCAGGACATCGAGCCCGGCCACCCCGGCCTCGAGCAGCTCATCGCCGACATGTTCGAGACCATGTATGCGGCCAGCGGCGTGGGCCTTGCCGCCCCGCAGGTGGGCCATAGCATCCGCCTCTTCGTGGTGGATGCCTCGCCCTTCGCCGAGGATGAGGATGGCAAGCCCACCGAGGAGGCGCACCTGAAGGACTTCAAGAAGGTCTTCATCAACCCCTACATCGTGGAGGAGGAGGGGGAGGAGTGGCCCTTCGAGGAAGGCTGCCTCAGCATCCCCGGCATCCGCGAGGAGGTGAAGCGCCAGCCGCGCATCGTGCTGCAGTACCAGGACGAGCGCTTCGTGGAGCACGAGGAGGCCTTCGAGGGCTTCGCCGCGCGCGTGATCCAGCACGAGCACGACCACCTGGACGGGGTGCTCTTCACCGACCACCTGCCGCCGCTCCGCCGCAGGATGCTGCAAGGGCGGCTCCGCGACATCTCGCGCGGCAAGACGGATGTGAAATACACCATGCGCTTCACCCCAGCGAAATGA
- a CDS encoding BatA domain-containing protein, translating into MSFLHPAFLWALGVLALPVLIHLFQLRRFKRIDFPHVRLLAEVSRQTRARRKVQHWLVLAARCLALASLVLAFAQPYIPGADGAAQAGARAVSIYIDDSFSMDGQNAGGRLLDQARKGAQDVVMGQAPTDRFQVLTGRFEGRQQQLLPREEALQAAAQADAVPFTRPLSKALARQREALATSDAPVKRAYLLTDLQRTIADLDAWTNDSTAPTVIIPLTPTATANLSIDSAWFGTPVRRLGQREELHVRITNHGDQELVNVPVRLVIDGEQRGLAAFSAGPSASVDTVLRFRNDQAGLHWGELAITDQPVTFDDRLWFAFRTIDRLRVLVLSGGDAPGDRAIQAVFAQDSAHAVALRDFRQLDLAELEQQDLVVLSGLPELPSGTAQALAAFAESGGSVAVFPPRGGDPARYAAFFGTVGAAAPARLDTGSARVDRIDLELPFYREVFQTMPRNVDLPSARERWGIRPAAGSDVLLRTQDGLPFLSRTAAGRGSVYLWAAPLAEESGNLVRHALFATSLLRMAELARPMERPYAVLGAEATLPADGLELGAERPPRLMGPQGLEVMPEVRRTMASTALVLHDEDLPPGHYALVAGQDTVAAFALNHSRLESDLRSLTAEALRAELGQRGLTTFTVIEAGGGDLSLRLAEAGSGRKLWKWFIALALLFLVAEAFLLRATR; encoded by the coding sequence ATGTCCTTCCTGCACCCGGCCTTCCTGTGGGCGCTCGGCGTCCTGGCCCTGCCGGTGCTCATCCACCTCTTCCAGCTCCGGCGCTTCAAGCGGATCGACTTCCCCCACGTGCGCCTCCTCGCCGAGGTGTCGCGGCAGACGCGCGCCCGCCGCAAGGTGCAGCACTGGCTGGTGCTCGCCGCCCGCTGCCTGGCGCTCGCCAGCCTGGTGCTCGCCTTCGCGCAGCCATACATCCCCGGCGCCGATGGCGCGGCGCAGGCCGGGGCACGCGCGGTATCGATCTACATCGACGACAGCTTCAGCATGGACGGCCAGAACGCCGGGGGGCGCCTGCTGGACCAGGCCCGCAAGGGCGCGCAGGACGTGGTGATGGGCCAGGCCCCCACCGATCGCTTCCAGGTGCTCACCGGGCGCTTCGAGGGCCGCCAGCAGCAATTGCTGCCGCGCGAGGAGGCCCTGCAGGCCGCCGCCCAAGCCGATGCGGTGCCCTTCACGCGCCCGCTCTCCAAGGCGCTCGCCCGCCAGCGCGAGGCCCTCGCCACGAGCGATGCGCCGGTGAAGCGCGCCTACCTGCTCACGGACCTGCAGCGCACCATCGCCGACCTCGATGCGTGGACCAACGACAGCACGGCGCCCACGGTGATCATCCCCCTCACCCCCACCGCCACCGCGAACCTCAGCATCGATTCGGCCTGGTTCGGCACGCCGGTGCGCCGGCTGGGGCAGCGCGAGGAGCTGCACGTGCGCATCACCAACCACGGCGATCAGGAGCTGGTGAACGTGCCGGTGCGGCTGGTCATCGACGGCGAGCAGCGCGGCCTGGCGGCCTTCAGCGCCGGGCCATCCGCCTCCGTCGACACGGTGCTCCGCTTCCGCAACGATCAGGCCGGGCTGCACTGGGGCGAGCTGGCCATCACCGACCAGCCGGTGACCTTCGACGACCGGCTCTGGTTCGCCTTCCGCACCATCGACCGGCTGCGCGTGCTCGTGCTCAGCGGCGGCGATGCACCGGGCGATCGCGCCATCCAGGCCGTCTTCGCGCAGGACAGCGCGCATGCCGTGGCCCTGCGCGATTTCCGCCAGCTGGACCTCGCCGAGCTGGAGCAGCAGGACCTGGTGGTGCTGAGCGGGCTGCCCGAACTGCCCAGCGGCACGGCGCAGGCCCTTGCCGCCTTCGCGGAGAGCGGGGGCAGCGTGGCGGTCTTCCCGCCCCGGGGCGGCGACCCCGCTCGCTATGCCGCATTCTTCGGCACGGTGGGCGCCGCCGCCCCCGCCCGCCTCGACACCGGGTCGGCCCGGGTGGACCGCATCGACCTGGAACTGCCCTTCTACCGCGAGGTCTTCCAGACCATGCCGCGCAACGTGGACCTTCCCTCCGCGCGCGAGCGCTGGGGAATCCGCCCCGCTGCCGGCAGCGACGTCCTGCTGCGCACGCAGGACGGGCTGCCCTTCCTCTCGCGCACCGCTGCGGGGCGCGGCAGCGTGTACCTCTGGGCGGCGCCGCTCGCCGAGGAATCGGGCAACCTGGTGCGGCATGCCCTCTTCGCCACCTCGCTGCTGCGCATGGCCGAGCTGGCCCGCCCCATGGAGCGGCCCTACGCCGTGCTGGGCGCCGAGGCCACGCTGCCCGCCGATGGCCTTGAGCTGGGCGCCGAGCGCCCGCCGCGCTTGATGGGGCCGCAGGGCCTGGAGGTGATGCCCGAGGTGCGCAGGACCATGGCCTCCACCGCGCTGGTGCTGCACGACGAGGACCTCCCGCCCGGGCATTACGCGCTGGTGGCCGGGCAGGACACCGTAGCGGCCTTCGCCCTCAACCATTCGCGGCTGGAGAGCGACCTGCGCAGCCTGACGGCCGAAGCCTTGCGCGCCGAGCTGGGACAGCGCGGGCTCACCACCTTCACCGTGATCGAGGCCGGCGGCGGCGATCTTTCGCTACGTTTGGCCGAGGCGGGCAGCGGCCGGAAGCTCTGGAAGTGGTTCATCGCCCTGGCCCTGCTCTTCCTGGTGGCCGAGGCCTTCCTATTGCGAGCGACCCGATGA